TATGATTAAACTGATTGCTTCAGACATGGATGGAACACTACTGGATTCAAAGATGGGTATTTCAAAAGACAATGTTTCTGCTATTAAAGAAGCCGAACGTCTAGGTATCGAATTTATGGTTGCTACAGGAAGAGCATATGCAGAGGCTAAACCTGCGTTAGAAGAAGCTGGAATCGAGTGTGCCATGATTACTTTGAACGGTGCTAAAGTATTTGATAAAGCAGGTAATTCTCTTTTCACTGCTGGTATTGAAAAAGAAACTGCAAATGACATCTTAGATATTTTAGAGGCCAACGACATTTATTTTGAAGTGTCTACCAATAAAGGGATCTATTCTGAAAAACAAGAAAAAAGAATCGAAAACTTTGCTTCACATATTGCAACAACAATGCCCCATTTAACATACAAAGTAGCAATTGCAATGGCTGCAGCTCATTTATCTCTACTAGATATCACTTATATTGAGGATATGCGCTCATTGATTCAACAAGATGACATCGAAGTTTTAAAAATTATTGGTTTCAGCATGGAAGGACCAAAAGTATTGGCTCCAGCAAGTGTTAAAATCAGAGAACTAGCAGATTTAGTTGTTACTTCATCCGCTCAAAACAATATTGAAGTCAACCATAAAAATGCCCAAAAAGGAATCGCAGTCGCTCATGTTGCTAAAGATCGTGGGATTTCTGAAAAGGAAGTCATGACTATCGGCGATAATTTTAATGATGTGAGTATGCTCCAGTGGGCTGATGTCAGTTTTGCAATGGGAAATGCTGAGTTAGAGGTCAAAGATCATGCCAAATACATTACGTCGACAAATCTGGAAAATGGAGTAGGCGAAGCCATCTTACGAGCAATTCGAGAAAACCTATAATTACCTAAGCTAGTAAACAATAAGGAAAAGAGGTGAGATATGGTGTCTGAGTTTTTTATACAAGAACAACAATTGAGTAAAGTCACTAGAACCCTTGTCAAAGACGAAGACGGCAAGTCCATTTTCTTACTTGTTGGACGTTGGGGGACGCGTGGCGATGCACTTTCTTTATACACGATGAATGGTGAGTTAGTTGCAAGTATCAGACAAACATCTTTTGCCTTTGGATCACGATTTGAATTATACAAAGGATTTGAAAAAGTTGGCGTTTTAAGAAAAATCCTAAATTTAAATGCTGATTTTTATTATATCCAGCATATGCATTGGACTGTTTTAGGTGATATAAAAAATCATCGCTACTCTATCTACCAGGTCAACCATAAAATTATGGAAATGAGTAAAGCCACTCTTTTTTCTGGTGATTATTTTAGTTTGGTGGTTACAAACGATGAAGATGCTCCATTATGCATTTGTGTTGCTGCTGTGTTGGATTATTGGTTATATAATCGGAAGAAAAATCAACATCATAAACCGATCATAGGTTGGGGAACTTGCTAAAAAAAATCAGCGAATATTATTCGCTGATTTTTTTCTGCATATGATCGTAAAGATGACCACTGATCATCATCTCAGCAACATCTTTAAAACCTTTGCGACTATACAATTTTTTAGCATTAGGATTTCCTTTATCCACACTCAACCCAATAATCTCTTTACCATCTCTTTTAGCCATTTTTGGCAAAGCATCTAATAATTTAGAACCAATCCCTGATCCACGATGCTTTTCATTAACAGAAATCGAATCTAAATACCATTCATTTGGCAAGGTTTCAGGATCAATGAATATTCTGATTTCTTCATCCAAATTGTATTTACGTAAAACTTTTTTTAGCGGCTCATCAATAATAGGCTCATCTTCATTTGGGTAGCCAAATGCAATTCCTGCTACTTCTCCATCTTCTTCATAAACCAATCCTCGTTTATAGCCATAACGATAAGTTGGATCTGCCACAGCTTCGGCTAAAACCGCCAAAAGTGTTTCTTCTGGAATAATTTCTAATAATGGTAATTCCATATCTTTTAAAATAACTAAAATTAACGGAGCAATAGCCTCTCCGTCTTCTTTTGTTGCAAAACGAATCATTGTTATTCCTCACTTTCTTTATTGAAGTGTAACATTTATTTTATTCTAATGCATTACATTCACTTTTTTTTTAATTTGTTTTAATAAATAGAAAATAGTATGATTTTTTCTCCCGCTTCCATAAGCACAAAAAAAGACACTCAATGAGTGTCTTCGTTTTTATTGGATTGTAACTTTAACATTATTTCTGCGTCCCCAAGTCAAACATTGGTCAACTGTCGGGAAATGTACATCAATGATGTTGCCATTGATTGCGCCACCAGTATCTCCAGCAACCGCAAATCCGTATCCTTCTACTTCAACAAATGATCCTAGCGGGATCACACTCGGATCAACTGCGATCACATTACTTTGTGAACGAAGATCAATTCCAGTTGCTGTGATGAAACCAGAACCAGCTTCTCTCCATGAATACGCCGTTGACTGCATGTAAAGTACCCGGCCATTAGCGCCTCCATTACCAGTATCTCCACCAGGATTTGGTGTTTCGTCTGGTTGTGATGGTGGTGTAACAACAGGTTGTTCTTCACTGCTAGAACTTGAAGAGCTGCTACTTGACTCACTACTTGATGATGAATTGCTACTTGAACTTGAAGAAGCAGTAGCGTCAGCTTTTCTTTGAGCTTCTTCCGCAATAGCTTGTTTTTTACGAGCTGCAGCGGCTTTCTTCTCATCACTGATGCGTTTTTCTTCTGTTTGTTTTTGGCTAGCAATTTGTTGCAATGCTGCTTGATTATCAGATAATTGCTGTTTTAAAGCTACAACTTGTTCATCCATCGCTGATGCTTCATCCTGTAATTTTGATTCGTTGGTTTGTAATTCTTCTTGTTTATTCTTTACAGTTTCTTGAAGTTCAGACAATTTTTCTTTATCTTTAGAAAGTCGATCTATTTTTTCTTTTTCTGCATTTTGTAAAATAGTCATCGCATACGCTTTATTAAAGAAATCTGATACACTTTCAGCATCTAATAATACTTGCCATGTACGTTGTTCCCCACTTAGTTGGACATCTTTCATTCGATTTCCAACAACTTCTTTACGGCGTGCAATGCTTTGTTCTGTCACTGTAATTTCAGCTTCAGAGTTCTTGATTGTTTCTTCAGCTTTTGAAATATCTACTTTGAGTTTTTCAATTTCAGCGTATTTTTCATTAACATCATTCAAAGCTGTATTGATATCTTCGCTAAGTGATTCTCCCGCTTGAGCAGTCTGTGCTTCTTTGTCCTTCAGCTCATCTAATGACTCTGCTGCGGCACCAATTGGA
This sequence is a window from Enterococcus sp. 7F3_DIV0205. Protein-coding genes within it:
- a CDS encoding Cof-type HAD-IIB family hydrolase; amino-acid sequence: MIKLIASDMDGTLLDSKMGISKDNVSAIKEAERLGIEFMVATGRAYAEAKPALEEAGIECAMITLNGAKVFDKAGNSLFTAGIEKETANDILDILEANDIYFEVSTNKGIYSEKQEKRIENFASHIATTMPHLTYKVAIAMAAAHLSLLDITYIEDMRSLIQQDDIEVLKIIGFSMEGPKVLAPASVKIRELADLVVTSSAQNNIEVNHKNAQKGIAVAHVAKDRGISEKEVMTIGDNFNDVSMLQWADVSFAMGNAELEVKDHAKYITSTNLENGVGEAILRAIRENL
- a CDS encoding LURP-one-related/scramblase family protein, producing the protein MSEFFIQEQQLSKVTRTLVKDEDGKSIFLLVGRWGTRGDALSLYTMNGELVASIRQTSFAFGSRFELYKGFEKVGVLRKILNLNADFYYIQHMHWTVLGDIKNHRYSIYQVNHKIMEMSKATLFSGDYFSLVVTNDEDAPLCICVAAVLDYWLYNRKKNQHHKPIIGWGTC
- a CDS encoding GNAT family N-acetyltransferase, whose amino-acid sequence is MIRFATKEDGEAIAPLILVILKDMELPLLEIIPEETLLAVLAEAVADPTYRYGYKRGLVYEEDGEVAGIAFGYPNEDEPIIDEPLKKVLRKYNLDEEIRIFIDPETLPNEWYLDSISVNEKHRGSGIGSKLLDALPKMAKRDGKEIIGLSVDKGNPNAKKLYSRKGFKDVAEMMISGHLYDHMQKKISE
- a CDS encoding 3D domain-containing protein yields the protein MDSVKVKKLIPFLAAIMLVNVALPIGAAAESLDELKDKEAQTAQAGESLSEDINTALNDVNEKYAEIEKLKVDISKAEETIKNSEAEITVTEQSIARRKEVVGNRMKDVQLSGEQRTWQVLLDAESVSDFFNKAYAMTILQNAEKEKIDRLSKDKEKLSELQETVKNKQEELQTNESKLQDEASAMDEQVVALKQQLSDNQAALQQIASQKQTEEKRISDEKKAAAARKKQAIAEEAQRKADATASSSSSSNSSSSSESSSSSSSSSSEEQPVVTPPSQPDETPNPGGDTGNGGANGRVLYMQSTAYSWREAGSGFITATGIDLRSQSNVIAVDPSVIPLGSFVEVEGYGFAVAGDTGGAINGNIIDVHFPTVDQCLTWGRRNNVKVTIQ